A genomic stretch from Edaphobacter aggregans includes:
- the coaD gene encoding pantetheine-phosphate adenylyltransferase, translating into MHTVKAIYPGTFDPLTNGHLDLIARGSKIVDYLVVAILRNAEKGTPLFTVPEREEMIAEATRGFGNVTVTTFDGLLVDFARQQGAKAVLRGIRAISDYEYEFQMAMMNRKLDPELETLFMMPAEKYTYVSSRLIKGVFQLGGDVTALVPPLVVERLKAKVPGRV; encoded by the coding sequence ATGCATACGGTAAAGGCAATCTATCCTGGGACGTTTGACCCGCTGACAAATGGGCACCTCGACCTGATTGCGCGGGGGTCGAAGATCGTCGACTACCTTGTGGTGGCGATCCTGCGGAATGCGGAGAAGGGGACGCCGCTGTTTACCGTTCCCGAGCGCGAGGAGATGATCGCCGAGGCTACACGGGGTTTCGGCAATGTGACGGTGACGACCTTTGATGGATTGCTGGTGGACTTTGCGCGACAGCAGGGTGCCAAGGCTGTGCTGCGGGGAATTCGGGCTATCTCGGACTATGAGTATGAGTTTCAGATGGCGATGATGAACCGGAAGCTCGACCCGGAGCTGGAGACGCTTTTCATGATGCCGGCGGAGAAGTACACGTATGTGAGTTCGCGGCTGATCAAAGGGGTGTTTCAGTTGGGCGGAGATGTGACGGCGCTGGTGCCGCCGCTGGTGGTGGAGCGGTTGAAGGCTAAGGTGCCGGGCCGGGTTTAA
- a CDS encoding phosphoglucomutase/phosphomannomutase family protein: MVETKTVVKFGTDGWRGIIADDFTYANVRVAAAAIANYVLAHEDASAGVCIGYDTRFGSRSFARVVAEVLAGAGIPVAFASGITPTPALSYAVRERKAAGGVMITSSHNPAEWNGVKYKASYGGSGKPSIMASIESYLEKPLPVSATKAKIEEVDFNPDYIAAIERFVDLDAIRKSGYKFLIDVMYGAGRGVIAGIFTRAGIPFVEIRNEVNPLFPGINPEPILPHIRETQLAVVAEKCDAGLITDGDADRIGAVDEHGNVVDAHKVFSILMYWLLERKKWPGEVTRAFNTTKMIDRIAAKYGRKLNEHGIGFKYVCDLMLEKEILIGGEESGGVGISRHLPERDGLLNSLLLANVMADEKKTLGELVAALQEEFGEHQYGRVDMHIDEALKQSAIARAKAGVKDFAGMEVLRVETMDGIKFFLENPDCGSKPNAAETWLLLRASGTEPLLRVYCESCSTESVAKVLEAAQQFVLQGSAV; the protein is encoded by the coding sequence ATGGTTGAGACGAAGACGGTGGTGAAGTTTGGGACCGATGGGTGGCGGGGGATTATCGCTGACGACTTTACCTATGCCAATGTGAGGGTGGCCGCGGCGGCGATTGCGAACTATGTGCTGGCGCATGAGGATGCTTCGGCGGGCGTTTGTATTGGGTATGACACGCGGTTTGGGTCGCGGTCGTTTGCGCGGGTTGTGGCTGAGGTGTTGGCTGGAGCGGGGATTCCTGTGGCGTTTGCTTCGGGGATTACACCGACACCTGCACTGTCGTATGCGGTGCGGGAGAGGAAGGCTGCTGGTGGCGTGATGATTACGTCGAGCCACAATCCTGCGGAGTGGAACGGGGTTAAGTACAAGGCTAGTTATGGCGGGTCAGGCAAGCCTTCGATCATGGCTTCGATTGAAAGTTATCTGGAGAAGCCGCTGCCGGTGAGTGCGACGAAAGCGAAGATCGAAGAGGTGGACTTCAATCCGGATTACATTGCCGCGATTGAGCGGTTTGTCGATCTCGATGCGATTCGTAAGTCGGGATATAAGTTTTTGATCGATGTGATGTATGGGGCTGGGCGTGGGGTGATTGCGGGGATCTTTACGCGGGCTGGGATTCCGTTTGTGGAGATTCGTAATGAGGTGAATCCGCTGTTTCCGGGGATCAATCCGGAGCCGATTCTGCCGCATATTCGTGAGACGCAGCTTGCTGTGGTTGCGGAGAAGTGCGATGCCGGGTTGATTACGGATGGCGATGCGGATCGCATTGGCGCGGTGGATGAGCATGGGAACGTTGTCGATGCGCATAAGGTGTTTTCCATCCTGATGTATTGGTTGCTGGAGCGGAAGAAGTGGCCTGGTGAAGTGACGCGGGCGTTCAATACGACGAAGATGATCGACCGCATTGCGGCAAAGTATGGGCGGAAGCTGAATGAGCATGGGATCGGGTTCAAGTATGTGTGCGACCTGATGCTGGAGAAGGAGATTTTGATTGGGGGCGAGGAGTCGGGTGGGGTGGGTATTAGCCGGCATCTTCCGGAGCGCGATGGGTTACTGAATTCGCTTCTGCTGGCCAATGTGATGGCGGATGAGAAGAAGACGCTGGGTGAGCTTGTGGCGGCGCTGCAGGAGGAGTTTGGCGAGCACCAGTATGGGCGCGTGGATATGCATATTGATGAGGCGTTGAAGCAGTCTGCGATTGCCCGGGCGAAGGCTGGAGTGAAGGACTTTGCCGGGATGGAGGTTCTGCGGGTGGAGACGATGGATGGCATTAAGTTCTTCCTCGAGAATCCTGATTGCGGTTCGAAGCCGAATGCTGCTGAGACGTGGTTGTTGCTGAGGGCTTCGGGTACGGAGCCACTGCTGCGGGTGTATTGCGAGAGTTGTTCAACGGAGTCGGTCGCCAAGGTGCTTGAGGCGGCGCAACAGTTTGTATTGCAAGGGAGTGCTGTTTGA
- a CDS encoding RNA polymerase sigma factor, protein MPAHATIAGTFDTTDQSPATPFDDLATVIALYEQRVYRFLLSSVRDPDLAQTLTQETFLRAWTSRASFRSDCSIATWLMRLALNLVRDHTRTERFRFWKRASATALDVSEVSAHIPNRESSPEARLIANQQLALVWESVGQLSERQRSIFLLRFVEELELSEIANITGLPISTVKSHLYRALHSIRARQNNPSQKESL, encoded by the coding sequence ATGCCCGCTCACGCCACCATCGCCGGCACCTTCGACACAACGGACCAATCCCCCGCCACCCCATTCGACGACCTGGCCACCGTCATCGCTCTCTACGAGCAGCGCGTCTACCGTTTTCTCCTCTCCTCCGTCCGCGACCCCGATCTCGCCCAAACCCTCACACAGGAAACCTTCCTCCGCGCCTGGACCTCCCGCGCCAGCTTCCGCTCCGACTGTTCCATCGCCACCTGGCTCATGCGGCTCGCCCTCAATCTCGTTCGCGACCACACCCGTACCGAGCGCTTCCGCTTCTGGAAGCGCGCCTCGGCCACTGCCCTCGATGTATCGGAAGTCTCCGCGCACATTCCCAACCGCGAAAGCTCGCCTGAAGCCCGCCTCATCGCCAACCAGCAACTGGCTCTCGTATGGGAGTCCGTCGGCCAGCTCTCCGAGCGCCAGCGCAGCATCTTTCTCCTCCGTTTCGTCGAAGAGCTCGAGCTCTCCGAAATTGCCAACATCACCGGCCTGCCCATCAGTACCGTCAAAAGCCATCTCTACCGCGCTCTCCACTCCATCCGGGCTCGCCAGAACAACCCTTCCCAGAAGGAATCCCTATGA
- a CDS encoding nucleotidyltransferase family protein — MQADCESCELLLRAIAQPANAEQIQRAAVKVRDWDSVLRLAHEHRVSSMLFSRLANMVPAVPLIVQNRLRAEYDSNMFHNLANAVELLAVLKVLEHEMIPAMPFKGVVLGASIYHDPTTRPAGDLDLLIHYRHLKPAMAILLERGYELKTLARADGIPFDPNYTYEYRFERKTDGMILELGWRLELAQPKFKRDLGLDWVWPSRRTTMLAGAEVPDMSPEITLLVLCLHGGKHAWSRLIWICDVAQLLASSPGLDWKEVVHEAKKSGLCRTLALGVLLAHQVAGATVPPTVLRRFEADTTARNLAQHFQQNLFAAPGITPMGRIPYTVQLLDFRDQVRWLLSFDFLRPNERDRAALQLPKPLHALYYLIRPFRIFWDRSAR, encoded by the coding sequence ATGCAAGCCGATTGCGAGTCTTGCGAACTGCTGCTCCGTGCAATTGCCCAACCGGCCAATGCAGAGCAAATTCAGCGCGCTGCTGTTAAAGTTCGCGACTGGGATTCGGTCCTCAGGTTGGCGCACGAGCACCGTGTGTCCTCGATGCTTTTCTCGCGACTCGCAAACATGGTTCCCGCGGTCCCGCTGATCGTGCAGAACCGCCTTCGCGCCGAGTACGACAGCAACATGTTTCACAATCTCGCGAATGCAGTGGAATTGCTTGCCGTACTCAAAGTACTCGAACACGAGATGATTCCGGCCATGCCGTTTAAGGGTGTCGTGCTGGGAGCGTCCATCTACCACGACCCTACGACGCGCCCCGCCGGCGATCTGGATCTGCTCATCCACTACAGGCATCTCAAGCCAGCCATGGCTATTCTCCTCGAACGAGGATACGAACTGAAAACTCTCGCGCGTGCCGATGGAATCCCGTTCGATCCGAACTACACCTACGAATACCGTTTCGAACGGAAAACTGACGGAATGATATTGGAGCTTGGCTGGAGACTTGAGCTTGCCCAGCCAAAATTCAAACGCGATCTCGGTCTCGATTGGGTATGGCCAAGCCGGCGAACCACCATGCTGGCAGGTGCCGAAGTTCCAGACATGAGCCCCGAGATCACCTTGCTGGTGCTTTGTCTGCATGGGGGCAAGCACGCGTGGTCGCGGCTCATCTGGATCTGTGACGTCGCGCAGCTACTGGCTTCGTCTCCCGGCCTCGATTGGAAAGAAGTCGTCCACGAAGCGAAGAAGTCAGGACTATGCCGCACGCTCGCCTTGGGTGTATTGCTTGCGCATCAAGTCGCGGGCGCCACAGTTCCTCCGACTGTCCTGCGGCGCTTTGAAGCGGACACGACCGCACGCAACTTGGCGCAACATTTCCAGCAGAATTTGTTTGCCGCGCCGGGCATCACACCCATGGGCCGCATTCCTTACACCGTCCAGTTGCTCGACTTCCGCGATCAAGTCAGGTGGCTCTTGTCCTTTGACTTCCTGCGGCCAAATGAGAGAGATCGAGCAGCCCTCCAACTACCGAAGCCGCTCCACGCCCTCTACTATCTGATTCGCCCCTTCCGCATCTTTTGGGATAGATCGGCAAGGTAA
- a CDS encoding pyridoxal phosphate-dependent aminotransferase, with the protein MSTTATKIFADRIGRIEVSATMAITAAALKLKSEGVNLADFGAGEPHFATPRHIKDAAIEAIEKNFTRYTNVAGIPEVRRAIVDRHACDFGSDYTPDECVFTTGGKLALFNAIQVLVDHGDEVILPVPYWVSFKDIIQYAGGVVVPVESQESENFRITAKMIEAAITPKTKAIILNTPSNPSGAVVSPEDLEAIVRLAHKREIYVLLDECYVYLNFTGQLVSGGSFTDCKEHVVVLGSLSKTYAMTGWRAGFALGPKPIIAAMSKLQSQSTSNTASMVQRASIAAVSGPQDCVGEMRADYIKLRDQILTGFETIPGLTCTMPQGAFYVYPNVKNFIGKGGVKSATDLAAKLLSEAHVVVVPGEAFGTSEHIRLSYAVSHDVVDEGVKRMREYFATLG; encoded by the coding sequence ATGAGCACAACGGCAACCAAGATATTTGCGGACCGCATCGGCCGCATTGAAGTTTCGGCGACGATGGCGATCACGGCGGCGGCGCTGAAGTTGAAGTCAGAAGGTGTGAACCTGGCGGACTTTGGCGCGGGTGAACCTCACTTTGCTACTCCGCGGCACATCAAGGACGCGGCGATTGAGGCGATCGAGAAGAACTTTACCCGCTATACGAATGTCGCGGGTATTCCGGAGGTCCGGCGGGCGATTGTGGATCGTCATGCTTGTGATTTTGGGTCGGACTACACGCCGGACGAGTGTGTGTTTACGACGGGCGGTAAGTTGGCGCTGTTCAATGCGATCCAGGTGCTGGTCGATCATGGCGACGAGGTGATTCTGCCGGTACCGTACTGGGTGTCGTTCAAGGACATCATTCAGTATGCGGGCGGTGTGGTGGTTCCGGTGGAGAGCCAGGAGTCGGAGAACTTTCGCATTACGGCGAAGATGATTGAGGCTGCGATTACTCCGAAGACGAAGGCGATTATTTTGAATACGCCGTCGAATCCTTCGGGCGCGGTGGTTTCGCCTGAGGATCTGGAGGCGATTGTTCGGCTGGCGCATAAGCGCGAGATTTATGTGCTGCTGGATGAGTGCTATGTGTATCTGAACTTCACCGGGCAGCTTGTGAGCGGTGGGTCGTTCACGGATTGCAAGGAGCATGTGGTTGTGCTGGGGTCGCTGTCGAAGACGTATGCGATGACGGGGTGGAGAGCGGGGTTTGCTCTTGGGCCGAAGCCGATTATTGCGGCGATGAGCAAGCTGCAGTCGCAGAGCACGTCGAATACGGCGAGCATGGTGCAGCGGGCTTCGATTGCGGCGGTGAGTGGGCCGCAGGATTGCGTCGGAGAGATGCGTGCGGATTACATCAAGCTGCGCGACCAGATTCTGACGGGCTTTGAGACGATTCCGGGGCTGACTTGCACGATGCCTCAGGGGGCGTTTTATGTGTATCCGAATGTGAAGAACTTTATCGGCAAGGGCGGCGTGAAGTCGGCGACGGACTTGGCGGCGAAGTTGTTGAGCGAGGCGCATGTGGTTGTGGTTCCGGGCGAGGCGTTCGGGACTAGCGAGCATATTCGGCTGTCATATGCTGTGTCGCACGATGTTGTGGATGAGGGTGTGAAGCGGATGCGAGAGTACTTCGCTACGCTGGGCTAG
- the recA gene encoding recombinase RecA has protein sequence MADDRSKAIELALSGLEKQFGKGSIMRLGSKDVVPISVIPTGSISFDAALGVGGVPRGRVIEIFGPESSGKTTITLQIIAEAQKSGGLAAFVDAEHALDPAYAAKLGVDIDNLLVSQPDYGEQALEIVEALVRSNAIDVLVVDSVAALVPKAELDGEMGDSHMGLQARLMSQALRKLTGTVSKSRTCLIFINQIRDKIGVMFGNPETTTGGKALKFYSSVRIDIRRIGAVKDGDSVVGSRTKVKIVKNKVAAPFRDAEFDILYGEGISREGDVLDLAVLHNIVDKSGAWYSYQGERIGQGRENVRAFLKDNRDVFMRVDTEIRKKLGIGGGVDVDVPPVPVNGEVQAKEVVRGKK, from the coding sequence GTGGCAGATGACCGTAGCAAGGCAATAGAGCTGGCTCTTTCCGGGCTGGAGAAGCAGTTTGGCAAGGGCTCCATCATGCGGTTGGGGTCGAAGGATGTGGTGCCGATCTCAGTCATTCCTACTGGTTCGATCTCATTTGATGCGGCTTTGGGTGTGGGTGGGGTTCCGCGTGGGCGTGTTATAGAGATCTTTGGGCCGGAGTCTTCGGGCAAGACGACGATTACGCTGCAGATCATTGCCGAGGCTCAGAAGTCGGGTGGTTTGGCTGCTTTTGTGGATGCTGAGCATGCTCTGGATCCTGCTTATGCTGCCAAGTTGGGTGTGGATATCGACAATCTGCTGGTGAGCCAGCCGGATTATGGTGAGCAGGCGCTGGAGATTGTCGAGGCGCTGGTTCGGTCGAATGCGATCGATGTGCTCGTGGTCGACTCGGTTGCTGCGCTGGTGCCTAAGGCTGAGCTTGATGGCGAGATGGGTGATTCGCACATGGGTTTGCAGGCTCGGCTGATGAGCCAGGCGCTGCGTAAGCTTACGGGAACGGTCTCGAAGTCGAGGACTTGCCTGATCTTCATCAACCAGATTCGTGACAAGATCGGCGTCATGTTCGGCAATCCTGAGACGACGACTGGTGGTAAAGCGCTGAAGTTTTATTCGTCTGTTCGTATCGACATTCGCCGCATTGGCGCGGTGAAGGATGGTGATTCGGTTGTCGGTTCGCGGACGAAGGTCAAGATTGTGAAGAACAAGGTGGCGGCTCCCTTCCGTGATGCTGAGTTCGACATTTTGTATGGCGAGGGCATCTCGCGTGAGGGCGATGTGCTCGACCTGGCGGTGCTGCACAACATCGTGGACAAGAGCGGTGCCTGGTACAGCTATCAGGGCGAACGCATCGGTCAGGGACGCGAGAATGTGCGTGCGTTTCTCAAGGACAATCGGGATGTCTTCATGCGTGTCGATACGGAGATTCGCAAGAAGCTCGGCATCGGCGGAGGCGTGGACGTTGATGTTCCGCCGGTTCCGGTCAACGGCGAGGTGCAGGCTAAGGAAGTCGTGCGCGGTAAGAAATAG
- a CDS encoding acyltransferase yields the protein MPGLDALRGIAVLSVVLYHGLYWNPGARGGESAALERLSHAFTFGWLGVNLFFVLSGFLITGILLDSRGRKNYGKNFYLRRTLRILPLYVVTLVWLSRVVHITWGYVGLCLFNMANLSSYFPVGGSIYRPFWSLAVEEQFYLVWPWVVRRLTLRRLAYVCMAMLVVCPVLRFLSQMGRPPLGDPHMMTWLIADNLAIGGLIAIFLRSRFATLRNVRRLTVGLLGLGVVLLGIAVSMHLLHRATPAGAAFQAVPFDVLFAGLVIVALLWGDGPQVLWWTTPLRFLGYISYGMYMFHLFLFDLYDKLLDRSRFVRPTVMSLQAGLARFVIVFMACVLVCFLSRRYFEEYFLSLKGKLASGAGRQG from the coding sequence ATGCCTGGGCTGGATGCCTTGCGTGGGATCGCCGTTCTGTCGGTCGTGCTCTATCACGGCCTGTACTGGAATCCTGGCGCACGTGGCGGTGAGAGTGCGGCGCTGGAAAGGCTGTCTCATGCTTTTACGTTCGGCTGGCTGGGCGTCAATCTTTTCTTTGTGCTTTCAGGGTTTCTGATTACGGGGATTCTGCTGGACTCGCGCGGGCGGAAGAACTATGGGAAGAACTTCTACCTGCGGCGGACATTGCGCATTCTGCCGCTCTATGTCGTGACACTGGTGTGGTTGTCCAGGGTGGTTCACATCACGTGGGGCTATGTGGGTTTGTGCCTGTTCAATATGGCGAATTTGAGTTCGTATTTTCCCGTTGGCGGCAGTATCTATAGGCCGTTCTGGTCGCTGGCGGTGGAGGAACAGTTCTATCTGGTGTGGCCGTGGGTAGTTCGGCGCCTTACATTGAGGCGGCTGGCGTATGTTTGCATGGCCATGTTGGTTGTTTGCCCGGTGCTGCGATTCCTGTCGCAGATGGGACGGCCACCTTTGGGCGACCCCCACATGATGACGTGGCTGATTGCCGATAACCTGGCGATCGGTGGGCTGATCGCAATCTTTCTGCGGTCCCGGTTCGCTACGCTACGCAATGTGCGACGGCTGACTGTGGGGCTGCTGGGGCTGGGTGTGGTCTTGCTTGGGATTGCCGTGTCGATGCACCTGCTTCATCGTGCGACACCGGCTGGGGCTGCATTTCAGGCGGTGCCGTTCGATGTGCTGTTCGCCGGATTGGTGATAGTGGCGCTTTTGTGGGGAGATGGACCGCAGGTGCTGTGGTGGACGACGCCGCTCCGCTTTTTGGGTTACATCAGCTATGGGATGTATATGTTTCATCTCTTCCTGTTCGACCTCTATGACAAGTTGCTCGATCGGTCGAGATTTGTGCGGCCGACGGTAATGTCGCTTCAGGCGGGGCTTGCTCGTTTTGTGATTGTCTTTATGGCGTGCGTGCTGGTTTGTTTTCTGTCGAGGCGGTACTTTGAGGAGTATTTTCTGAGCCTGAAAGGCAAGCTGGCGTCTGGGGCGGGGCGGCAGGGATGA
- a CDS encoding acetate uptake transporter, with the protein MATPIDQPLTTPKIANPAPLGLAGFGLTTVVLSSINAGWLPPEAVPVVVPLAFAYGGIAQLIAGVLEFKTGNTFGMVAFTSYGLFWWWFAFLRWTIGAGWLKAPPASAVAVTLLMWGVFTFLLWIVTFRSNKAVWSIFLLLWITFFLLAAGDFGCTIGNLSFGKIGGLFGILTGLDALLVAFVEILNATAGREVIPLGRPIVQA; encoded by the coding sequence ATGGCCACGCCAATTGATCAGCCCCTTACCACGCCCAAAATCGCCAATCCAGCACCTTTAGGACTAGCTGGCTTCGGCCTCACCACCGTAGTCCTCAGTAGCATCAACGCCGGCTGGCTTCCCCCGGAAGCAGTCCCGGTCGTCGTCCCGCTCGCCTTCGCCTACGGTGGAATCGCCCAACTCATCGCCGGCGTCCTCGAGTTCAAGACCGGCAACACCTTCGGCATGGTCGCCTTCACCTCCTACGGCCTCTTCTGGTGGTGGTTCGCCTTTCTGAGATGGACCATCGGCGCAGGCTGGCTCAAAGCCCCACCCGCCTCCGCCGTAGCCGTCACGCTCCTGATGTGGGGAGTCTTCACCTTCCTTCTCTGGATCGTGACCTTTCGTTCGAACAAAGCGGTCTGGAGCATCTTCCTCCTGCTCTGGATCACCTTCTTCCTCCTGGCCGCAGGCGACTTCGGCTGCACCATCGGCAACCTGAGCTTCGGCAAAATCGGCGGACTCTTCGGCATTCTCACCGGACTCGACGCCCTCCTCGTAGCCTTCGTCGAGATCCTCAACGCAACCGCCGGCCGCGAAGTCATCCCTCTAGGCCGCCCCATCGTACAAGCCTAA
- a CDS encoding mannose-1-phosphate guanylyltransferase, with protein MPMGSSKSDVRFAPVILAGGSGTRFWPRSRKAKAKQVLALDGQRTMIQQTLDRLLPLADASDVWVITNDLLDDVIGEQLPEVPRERILSEPAARNTAPACALAAFLLERTAPETVIGIFPSDHAIKDTARFAEVVRAGVALAASGDKVVVLGVPPARAETGYGYIELGGVVDDPAVADSGIEVRRVKRFTEKPDRARAEEFVASGNYAWNGGIFLWSARTLAGAIREFRPAMAPLLEKIAAAYGTAEFERVFAEEYPQCENISIDYAVLEPRSAKGEMNSGIYCLPGDFAWNDLGCWSALHEHVAACPPDMVSIANVIDGQDPLTISIDSCGNYVYAPGKVIALVGVSDLVVVQTGDALLITTRERSQDVGKVVAELKTKGREDLI; from the coding sequence ATGCCAATGGGAAGCAGTAAATCTGACGTGCGGTTTGCTCCTGTGATTCTTGCAGGAGGGAGTGGGACGCGGTTTTGGCCACGGAGTCGTAAGGCCAAGGCGAAGCAGGTGCTGGCGCTGGATGGGCAGCGCACGATGATTCAGCAGACGCTGGATCGTCTGTTGCCGCTGGCAGATGCGTCGGATGTTTGGGTGATCACGAATGATTTGCTGGATGATGTGATCGGGGAGCAGTTGCCGGAGGTGCCTCGGGAGCGGATTCTGAGTGAGCCGGCTGCGAGAAATACGGCTCCTGCGTGTGCGCTGGCTGCGTTTTTGCTGGAGAGGACTGCGCCGGAGACGGTGATTGGGATCTTTCCTTCGGACCATGCGATTAAGGACACGGCTCGGTTTGCGGAGGTGGTGCGAGCGGGCGTGGCGTTGGCTGCGAGTGGGGACAAGGTCGTGGTGTTGGGTGTGCCTCCGGCGCGGGCTGAGACGGGTTATGGGTATATCGAGCTGGGTGGAGTGGTGGATGATCCTGCGGTGGCTGACAGTGGGATCGAAGTGCGGCGGGTGAAGCGGTTTACGGAGAAGCCGGATCGCGCGCGGGCGGAGGAGTTTGTTGCTTCGGGAAATTATGCCTGGAACGGCGGGATTTTTCTGTGGAGTGCGCGGACGCTTGCTGGGGCGATACGGGAGTTTCGGCCGGCGATGGCTCCGCTGCTGGAGAAGATTGCCGCGGCGTATGGGACGGCGGAGTTTGAGCGGGTGTTTGCCGAGGAGTATCCGCAGTGCGAGAACATCAGCATCGATTATGCGGTGCTGGAGCCCCGGTCGGCCAAGGGTGAGATGAACTCCGGGATTTATTGTCTGCCGGGTGATTTTGCGTGGAACGATCTAGGGTGCTGGTCGGCGCTGCATGAACATGTGGCAGCGTGTCCGCCGGATATGGTGTCGATCGCCAATGTGATCGATGGGCAAGATCCGCTGACGATCTCGATCGATTCGTGCGGGAACTATGTTTATGCTCCGGGTAAGGTGATTGCGTTGGTGGGCGTGAGCGATCTAGTGGTGGTGCAGACCGGGGATGCTTTGCTGATTACGACGCGCGAGCGGTCGCAGGATGTGGGCAAGGTGGTTGCAGAACTGAAGACCAAGGGCAGAGAAGATCTTATCTAG
- a CDS encoding PqqD family protein: MQVERTNSDALVINQLPDGSKVIVDAKNETVFALNAMAGAAWDACSDPTTLARVTEGMQRSFDPAVNEELAEEAILQLNDKKLVKTWGASKATRREFIGTVSAAALPLVVALSVADQRAYAQKASSVIRPTPTPPPPPTPVPVPKPHS, translated from the coding sequence ATGCAGGTAGAACGCACCAATTCAGATGCCTTGGTAATCAATCAACTTCCCGACGGTTCAAAAGTTATTGTCGACGCTAAAAACGAGACGGTTTTCGCATTGAACGCGATGGCCGGCGCAGCCTGGGACGCATGCAGTGATCCGACGACACTCGCCAGAGTGACAGAAGGCATGCAGCGCTCGTTCGACCCAGCGGTAAATGAAGAACTGGCAGAAGAGGCGATTCTGCAACTGAACGACAAGAAACTGGTGAAGACATGGGGGGCCTCAAAGGCGACCCGTCGCGAATTCATCGGAACGGTGAGCGCTGCCGCGCTGCCGCTCGTCGTGGCGTTATCTGTTGCAGACCAACGAGCCTACGCGCAAAAAGCGTCTTCGGTTATACGTCCGACGCCCACGCCTCCGCCCCCACCCACACCTGTGCCAGTTCCGAAGCCGCATAGCTGA
- a CDS encoding Spy/CpxP family protein refolding chaperone, which translates to MRYPLRHSLRDSLHVAACATVLLGTLVFAQQPDAPAAPAPPPAAPGQPPRTKMDRDVRGRSDRSESMRSGFRMGPPGMWWKNPDLIQKLALTADQQKRMDDIFQQSRLQLIDLKANLEKQEVTLEPMLDVNPPDTNKILAQIDKTAQARAELEKGNARMLLGIRNVLTPDQWTKLQAAQRESRGAMMRKDSRGSGSSSEPGGPGGPGGPSFRSPSNFHRNGDPRGPEGMLLPPPPGGNPQPAPDADTTPTM; encoded by the coding sequence ATGCGTTACCCTCTGCGTCATTCCCTCCGAGACTCTTTGCACGTCGCTGCTTGCGCCACCGTTCTCCTGGGTACCCTCGTCTTCGCGCAACAGCCAGACGCCCCCGCTGCCCCTGCGCCTCCACCCGCAGCACCTGGCCAGCCTCCCCGGACGAAGATGGATCGCGACGTCCGTGGCAGGTCAGACAGATCCGAATCCATGCGTTCGGGCTTCCGCATGGGACCTCCCGGCATGTGGTGGAAAAACCCCGATCTCATCCAGAAGCTCGCTCTTACCGCCGACCAGCAGAAGCGCATGGACGACATCTTCCAACAGAGCCGCCTGCAGCTGATCGACCTCAAGGCCAATCTTGAGAAGCAGGAGGTCACGCTCGAGCCCATGCTTGACGTCAATCCGCCCGATACCAACAAGATCCTCGCCCAGATCGACAAAACTGCCCAGGCCCGCGCCGAACTCGAAAAGGGCAATGCCCGAATGCTGCTCGGCATCCGCAACGTCCTCACGCCGGACCAGTGGACCAAGCTCCAGGCCGCCCAGCGCGAAAGCCGCGGCGCGATGATGCGTAAAGACTCCCGAGGATCGGGAAGTTCCAGTGAACCCGGAGGCCCGGGCGGTCCGGGCGGCCCAAGCTTCCGCAGCCCATCCAACTTCCACAGAAACGGCGATCCTCGAGGCCCCGAGGGAATGCTCCTTCCTCCACCCCCCGGCGGCAATCCCCAGCCGGCCCCAGACGCTGACACCACCCCAACCATGTAA